Within Haematobia irritans isolate KBUSLIRL chromosome 2, ASM5000362v1, whole genome shotgun sequence, the genomic segment CCATATGCTTTTATGAGCCGAAAAAGTAAAGACATTATTATATATGTACATTGCCAAACAACCTTTAAGTCATTAGCTATagtaatatattatatatgtttAAAACAACTATTTATAATTGAAATGATCAATTATAACATAAGAATTTCAAAGTTTGTTTCGTAAAGCAACTCTCCTGGATATTTCTCAATGAGCGCCACAGTAACGGAAGAAATATTTCTTACCGGTTGGCACatacttaaccctctaatgccccaaattttttgccagctgattttatatttaatgttaacgatacaaaagcaagaaagctgaacaagaaaaatgtatatggtaaaattcagtatatgctgcaaagccttatgaacagttttaactaagttttcttgttatattacccatttttgttgtcttaaggtgtgtttactaaaagcttcctgatttaatgaagcccgcctcaaggcgggattgggcattagagggttgtgTACAACATAAATAACATAGTAACCCAACGTTGCAATAACAAATGTTTCTTCAAACCTCCTTATCAACACGATTTCATTCGAAGTTCAAGCGTCTGGATTAAGTTGTCCtctgttctatataaattaaataatttttctggaTAACCTTTTCGTGGACAATACAATAGTTAACAACTCGCAAAACAACGGTAATCGCAATCTGCGCTGCCAATATGCAACATAAGCCAAAATGATGTTGCCAATCAAATTAAACGACAATTAGAGAGGAGTATGGCAACCCAatggaatttgttttcagcgttACTCAACAGAGAAATAAATAACGGTTATTGCAAAGTGCATTGCCAAACTACAACTTAAGATAATATTGCCAATCAAAATAAATTGGCAATTAGAGTAGACAATGGccgttaaaaacaaatattttatgacaaaACGTCAAATAAATATATGACAAGAATATGCAAAATTGTTTGCTTTGTATGAGTAGTTTTCTAATGATACAAAAAAAGGCAATACCAGGTATCATACATGCAAATACCAGATATCAATATATGCAAGTGAAACATGGTAACCCAACAACCGTTACCATAGCAAAACACAAAATAACAACGCCACTTATTATCAACCACTGACCACATTTTACCATGTCTGATACATTGGAAGCGTCAAAAAGTGAAACAATCCAAGATATTGCTTTGAAATTAGCCGAAgaacaattaaaacaattgcAAATTGATAATGGGCCCCGTGAGCGAACGGTATTTGTCCTAGGATCAAAAGGTGTTGGCAAGACAACTGCTATAAACGCATTTTTCGATCGGGAGGAAGCACCACGACCCACATTAGCTTTGGATTATTCATATGGCCGGAAAACAGGACCCGTTCAAAAGCACATTTGTCACATGTGGGAGTTAGGTTCAGTGGAAAAATCAGAGGAATTGATTTGTGTACCCCTAAAGAGTCATGGAGTCGAAAATATGGCATGTGTAATAATGGTGGATTTATCACAGCCCCAGAGATTGTGGTCCGACTTGATGGGTGCATACAAAGTCCTTAGAGATTACAGCGATAAATTATTGTCACATGatgaaaattgtgagaaattttttgaaaaaaccaAGGAACGTATAAAGAAGGATCACATGGATTTGGCTACATTAGATCTGATGCCATTCCCTGTGGTTATTGTTGGTGCAAAGTATGATTTGTTCATAAGTTGTGGTAAGTTCATAAAacggatggaatttttttttttattccgctAACCAATTCATCTTTCAAATTCCGTCGACGCATATAGCACATAAAGCTATTTCTACAAACGGTGGTGTAAAGATAATATGGTCGAATCCTGTTGTTGTAAGAGGTTTTAAtgaagtttcatccattttgttctatgctttggTAGTTCAATTAgtggccagatcaaggaactctgcggcaaggtgtgtccagagtgatctggtggtgagacgggtaggcttagctgggcaagcgaaaaggtgacgagtgctcttggttacagatgggacacacgtcagctacgctgctatcaatcactgataagtaggaattgaggcggttgcacttgcctgattttagttgggccaaaactgtcCTGGTCTGCCgaggaggtctctctcctccggtgctatgggcggtggtcgagcTCCGAGAAcatgattaaccttgtagcttctcaccgctgtcGGATCCTGTAATTGTTGTTTTAGCAGCATGAAGTATCTGATGTGATAATCTTTAAGCCAATGTTGACTTCAGTGCGGCTTCGACGCAGCCGATTATTATAGGACATCAGTGATTATCCGGACTTAGATTAACAGTTGTTTTGTTAAAGGATGAAAGGCAAACCTGCTTGCCTTTAGTTTAGTATTGCCACTAACCCACATGgcacattttccaaaaaaaaaaaaaatcctgaaaTATTCGAAAATTCTAATAATACCAAAGGACTGTAACAATAACCTcataaaattggtacaaattggtCCTACATGAATTGATAATCCGTTCGAAGATTATTATAAAACTTTTGTATTCAGATTCTTATACACAAATTGGATATAGCCATATATAAACCAATAAACCGAATTCGAATAATTTGTACCCGATTCAAGTAGGGATAAGTGCTCTCTAACCTACAAAATAATATGGCTTTAATTGTTCTCTTTCATATGTATGGTGGTGCTTTCGACATCCTACAACTAAAGGGTATATCGgaagaacattttatatcctTAGAAATTATGTTATACTGAGatccaaaatttggcaaatgctTCCTGTTAAACAACTCTCAATCTAGAAAACGACTTATTATaccaaaagttgtttttttttctgctttttataCCTTAATGCTTCCTTAGAAAGCATGGTACATTGAGGTCAAAAATCTGGTAAATGCTCCCCCTAATAACCACTCTCCAGAAAATGTCTTCTTTCTGTGGTCCTTAttacaccaaaatttgtgtgCGTTTTATGCCTTTTATACTATCATGtacttttgtttttgattttatccCAAAATTAGTTGATcaagttaatttttaatcaaaatttcttctataaagttttaattgaaacactaTTGGCGGTGTTTTCTTTTGTGAGATGCATAAAAACCGATTTTAATATGGGCATATATGTAATACCACTGAGAGAAACACTTTACAATGACACCAATATTAGGGTACAAACCTGCGCCGAAAAACTTCAATATTCAGTGGAATCATACTCTTAACCCTTTGTGTGTGAGAAGGGCAATCTAAcaaccattgcaccatagtGACTTTCATTTCATactaataattaaataaaattattatttacttGTCCTTATTAGTGACTTTAATCTATTGTTACAGAACCTGaaaaaaagaaacacatttgCCGTTGTCTACGATCCATTTCACATCTCATAGGTGGTTGTTTACTGTTTTACTcccacaaaatacaaaaactcTCAAAAACACTAAAGGACACTTTCAGTCATCTGGCATTTGGTTCTCCATCCCATCCATTTCGTATGCATACAACTGATTACAATGATGCCTTGTCCATATGGTTTGGTACCGATAGCTGGGATAAAATAAGTTCACTTGGAATACAAACTCTTCCAAGTATTGAGGCAAATCTAACACATGAAATTCCTCAAGATCATGTCAAACATGGAGCggagcaacaacaacatcatgATCCAGCCAAAGATCCAGGATTCCGTGAGAGTATTATCGATGAAATGAGAGCTCAAAAAGATGAAGAATTGCAAGGCATCATAAGAGACAGTATGCAACAGCTAAGAGGAAAATTCGAAAGTGTTAAATAAAAGCAAGatttaaaattgtttctattgtttttcgtttgttttaattAGCCTAtagtttattgtttttatttgttgacTTATCATCATTGTGGTAAGACAGTTTTCGTATGTGTCTGTTAAAAAAGATAGGAATTGGGGAAAAAGGAAAAGAGGGCATCCTACTACGTAAAGTATCAAGCagaaaattcaagtttggtgagTGCTGTGATCTTTTTACAAATGTGTAGTTTCGTTTTCGATACGACGACGAAgttagtattttttgttacttaGTTTTGGTTTTTCCTATCTTAAAACATTGTTAATAATTGCATAGTTTTGTTAACATGGTTCAACTCGTATTATTTCgttattatttcattttactaatactataTTTAATGGTTGCTGATGTTTGGAATAGAATCTTGGCAGCAGTTTTTTAACGCTCTACTTCATTCCCCTTCACTTTCAGCTCCAAAAACAAAGacggaaaaaattcaaatagaaaaaaattcttatgggGATCTtggatgaaaaaacaaaaaaaaaattaacagaaattttaacaacaaaagCTTCATAAAAATCGCTCCAAAAGTATATCTAAGAAAAGGACACTACAACTTAATtactaaaaaaggaaaattaataCAAAGTCCATATGTAACCCGCTTAAAATGTCCATATGCTTTCTCTTATGCTATCGTCCAAATCAGCCGGTGGCAAAGCCTTTAGTGTTCGCAATGTTTCCATATAAAAAGTCAATTCGGATGTGACTACGCCATGTTGGGGACCGCCATTATTGATAATGTTCAAACTCAATAACCGTTCCCTTAGTTTgtccttgaaatttttatggacAATACCATAGATGGCATGTATTTGCTGCTCCGGCAATATGGGAGCAATGGCCTCATGCAATTTCACCAAATGTCGGGATATATTACGGAAACTCTGCGATGGTATAGGAGGTCGAGCATCCCAAGAATCCAATTGTGCAGCTACCCTATCGTTTACTATGCCATAGATcttattttcaatttctttgaTGTGTCCATGGTAGTCCCTTTCGATTATATCAAAACCAGCTACGGCTTGCGAATCTAGATTCTGGAAATGTACCTTGATTTTAGGTAAAAGCCACAGCACCAGCTGCAAAGCCCTCGAGACCAATGCCAAATTTGTGCTGGTTATAGTCTTAAGACCAGCGACTCGCAATGCTCCTGCTCCAATAACCAGTTGACAAGATCGAGAATTGAATgtccgaagtaaatcgacaacatTGCGTGATAAGTATCCCGCCACTATAGGCAGACGTTGAGCACAACGACAATATTCACATAGCATTTGGACAAGCAACAAGGCCGATGCCACCAATGTATATGGCTTCGATTCCACCAGAAGGACCGGATTCGCCTGCGTTGATGATCCCATGCTTACATGACCATTTGCCATAGATCCTCCCGTTTGTGTAGAGGTAACTCCACAGAATTCTTTATTTTCAGAAATTCGATCTATGATTTTCTGAAACTCATTTGGAATGTCAACTTGACGCCATCGTTCTGTATCCAAGAGTAAAGCCAATTTTTGTTTACGCTCTGAATGGAAACGATTTGCAAATCTTGAAGCCTGGACTTTAACGGCTACTTTCAAAGGCACACTGGCAACGCCACAGATGGATTCACATCCTTGTGAAAAGTCTTCCACTAGCGATGACAATTGGGATATTTCATCAGCTGTTGCAACCGATTTTTCAAGACTTTGTTGTGTCACCacattggcacaacgttcatgGCAATAATGGCAAACTGCTGCTAATAGATCATCTATTTTTTCATGGACATGGGACTGGTCGGAGACTGTAAGAAATGCCTCGGAATCTATGAGATTGACAGCAGCAGCCTCGGGAGCATTGCCTCCAGAGTTGCTGGGTCCACCTGCCGCCGCATCGATAGTTTGACGCATGATATTCGTAACCGCATGAATGCGCTGTAGTACAGTTAATAAGGCCACAGTGGCCTTGGCCAACAATGCTATCCACTCACCCACAGAAAGACTTTGTGCTTCCTCTCCCGCTCCGGTAAGACATATTTCAGCATCACTTGTAGCTATGAACTCAATTACCAGCTGCTTAATAATGGCCTTAATCGTGACTATAGCCTCTTCTTTGTAGGCATCAACAAaactgaagtttttcatacgcaaTAGACCCATAACAATGCACACCAACTTATCCTCCTCGGCACAGACACTGTCTGTCTCTTTCAGGACATCACTTAGCGGTCTATTCAAATCAGTGGTAGCATAACGTTCGAATTctgtggtcaacattttatcgatTAATTTCTCCATTTCATTCAATTGCATAGGTAAGTGTTTGAAGCAATGAATTCCAATTAGTTCTTGAGTTAGGATCTCCTGTGTGGTGCCAATCAAATCCAGGGCAGCAACATAATCCTGGGTACCCAGAAGGAGTTGAAGCATGGGCTGTGTCTTATGAACGGTGGCCATGAGACGTAATTTATCCACAACTTCTTCGAAATTTTGCCTTCTCTGGGCGAAGCGTAGTACCCGGAATGTGTCAATAACCACGGTTTCATTTAGCAAATTTAGGGAGGACCTTAGGGCCTGGACTCTCTTGGCTGCCTCTTTCATTTCAGTCATAATAGCATCCTGCGATGTCATTGCATGAAAGAAAGCCGCTGACTTCTGTGATACCTGCTGGGCAATTTTTACTTCCACTATATCGAGATAATGGGACAATTTCTCTTGAAGTAGACGACCCGTGCGTTTTCTTTCCTCCCCATCAGGAGATTGCATCACATCCGGAAACACTTGACTAAACGTTGGTGCATGTTGTAAGTTTAGATTTTCCTTGAGAAATATATCGGGAATCTCACTCAGATTGATGTGATGCGTGGGTGTAGCATGAATTGCACTAGATGCAGAAGCTTCTTCCAAAGACATGACCTGCTGACTATTTAAACGTTCATGGCGTTTGTAACGTTTTCCTATTTTACCAATATACTTCTCGAAATCATTCATAGTCACTTCTGGTATGCGCGGTGAGGGAGGCACATGATTACGTTCCACGAAATCGACACCCCACTTTTTGGTGAATAGATTGCTTTGTTTTCCCCTCGATGGATCGTTGAGTACGGCAGGCAAATTCTGAGCAGCCGAAAATACGGACCACTCCGGGGGCATTTCTCTAGTCTGTTGGTTAACATGGTATTTGGCGACATGAGCATCATAATCACGATCCGAAACACCGTCCAGCGGCAGAGAGGGACAAACACCATTGAAGCCATATCTGCAAACGAAGGAACCACCCTCTCGTGTGCAATGACGTTCACGCAGATGCCTGTGAAGGAtaggaaatttaatataaaaaatattaacactATAATCAAAACGGACTAACTTGACAAACTCATTTATGGCTTTGAAATTTTCTCGAGGACAATAGTAACAAGATTCCCAGCTGTTTTGGGCATTATTAACAATTTCAATAGCCGACGTCGTCGTAGACTTTGCATTGACATTTACTGCTGGTGTCTTCGACGGTGGTGCTAAAGCAGTAATACCAGAATTCTCTTGCCTTTCACTTGTAAGCGATGTTTTTCTCGCCAATGATTGGGAATGTTTTACTGTAGCCATAACACATTATCCTCCACTCGTTTAAATTATTGATGACCTGTTAATATAAACTTGGCTAATTGTTGGTGTTGGCCTTAGTACTTCTGTCAATATTTGTTTATGATTAACACGTacacttttttctattttcttctaTTATATGCTTATATTACAATATTATTCACTTCTCCTTTGCTATGGTGTGTGTCCATGTGATTCGCGCTATCGTTAGGTGATATCTTGAAAtcaataattgatccaaaataatgtttttatggCATATTtcgtctatagaaaaacttcaaggaaattttgcctGTGTTTAATCCGTAGTAGGAGCGTTTTTTAATCGAGATTAGTTTTGACGTTTCATGACAGACTGTGATTGGACAGTGATGTCAATGAGAGCAGCTATGAATGGAGTTTTTAGCGGTTTTTAAAGTCAATCAAATGCGCTTCATTTTTCTGCTAAAAGACCGGTATGTACATCCTGCGGAAATATCCGCTACCCATAAACAATGCATTGCTATATATATTTGCTAAATTCCGTGAGACATTGTTATCGACATGTTgcacacaaacaaaatttccgCAAGATGTACATATCGGGCTAAAGACCGGTGTGCACAACTAGCCGAAATTTCCGCTAcctataagaaatgcattgctatatatttgcaaataaaaattacGTGATGCATTATTATTGATTGTTTATATTTTGCTCGCATAAGAAATACATTGcaaaactgtgttattggcaTGCAAATGAATTTTCCGCATACCGGAATATATTTGCTAATAAAAATTCCGTAAGGAGTTGTTATCGGTACGGAAATTCCCGCGAGATCTGCATATCGGactaaccctgccagcatttcaaagttccatttcatcctcatctctaccaccctgccagcatttcaaagttccatatcattcctcatcgctaccaccctgccaacatttcaaagttccatttcatcctcatcgctaccacagattcgtaaatgtcactacaacaatCGTGATGGGAGAAGCGTAtcaaaagtatgaaatgtacatgaaagtattttgccatcactattgttaatatattgttaagatccattttctattttgtgaaacaccaagcacaactagcttattataagttatttaaataaaaacgataatgaagtgctgaaaacatagttaaaattgtgaaaggtatattggtgaaaaatttttgactttccaaatggaataaagtgatagtttttcagatataaaggatggttaaattgtaagggccgatgttgaatgtgaaccacacctaaacgccaagtttttttccgaattttatttgacatttctctatttcagacttactcaatttgaaccatggagagatacacaatccaacaacgtgttaaatggttccaagaaatggcaagagtggatgatcaatattcgaagaaaatcatcttcagtgatgaggcacattttcacctcagtggattcgtcaataaacagaattgccgcatttgagcgaatgagaatccaagagtgattgttgaaaaaccaatgcacccacaaagagtgactgtttggtgcagtttatgggctggcggcatcatcgggccgtattgttTCCAAAATAAGGCcgctcaggcagttactgtgaatggtgttcgctatcgtgagatgataacgaactttttattgcccgaattggaagatatggatgtggacgatatgtggtttcagcaggacggtgccacttgccaacaagctaacgaaacaatgacacttttgcgcaacaaatacaatggccgtgttatctcacgcaattgcggccaattgacatcgccatatacgactgttttcgaatacgactgttttcgacgtagtggggattctcagaagcgcccccatattcaaaaaatgttggcagggtacggtaaaaagaccatggagtggtacgccgccaacaacgtgcaggtggttcccaaggacaagaaccctcccaacacgccagagctccgcccaattgagaaatactgggctattgtcaagcggaacctaaagaagaccaaaaaaactgctaaggacgagcagcagttcaaggcaaactggctttctgcggcgaagaaggtggacaaggtggctgtacaaaatctgatggcaggtgtcaagcgtgaggcaattcggatttggaaaagcgaaagcctaactgaatatttttcctgaattttatactaattgaacttgaaaaagaaatttaatttgatttttttaataaacgatttcaccgatttacacgcgtttcccttgaccaaattttgaccgtatcatcctttaaCTAGCCGAAATTTTcgctacccataagaaatgcattgctatatatcagggatggaaaatgcaatactatagtacttttttcagtaccgtagtacccccacgaatgatttagtttctatagaaatttttgtcaaaattttatttctatagaaaagttttgtcaaaattttatttctatagaaaattttgtaaacttttatttctatagaaaattttatcaaaattttatttctatagacatttttgtcaaaattttatcaaaattttatttctatagaaaatgttgtcaaattttttgttctatagataattttgtcaaaatgttatttctattgaaaattttgtcaaaattttatttctatagaaatttttgtcaacattttatttttatttacctacagaaaatttatgaagtaccatgaAGTACAACTGTGGTAaacgtgattacaatactacggtagcctttgtacaattaaaaagaatatatatttaaaattcagtctaaaggagatcttgacaataatcttccattggaatttttgttgaaatttagtgaaaagtataccttttttgtactttcttaaaaattgtattttccatccctgcgatatatttgctaacgaaaattcTGTGAGACGTTATTaacgattgtttacattttgctcccataagaaatacattacAAGACTGTGTTATCGGCGCGCAAACGGGGTGCAAACCGGGCCTAAATGTTCTTCAATCAGAATCGGTTTTCGTTCCTTTTACTTAaataatttaacttattttacgATATGTTCCTATACACTCGTTTTTGTTAAAGATAATACAGTTGGCAAGTGGGAAACAATATTACTTAacactataaataattttatttaatttaatagttATAACACTGCACT encodes:
- the LOC142223348 gene encoding cytoplasmic dynein 2 light intermediate chain 1, with protein sequence MSDTLEASKSETIQDIALKLAEEQLKQLQIDNGPRERTVFVLGSKGVGKTTAINAFFDREEAPRPTLALDYSYGRKTGPVQKHICHMWELGSVEKSEELICVPLKSHGVENMACVIMVDLSQPQRLWSDLMGAYKVLRDYSDKLLSHDENCEKFFEKTKERIKKDHMDLATLDLMPFPVVIVGAKYDLFISCEPEKKKHICRCLRSISHLIGGCLLFYSHKIQKLSKTLKDTFSHLAFGSPSHPFRMHTTDYNDALSIWFGTDSWDKISSLGIQTLPSIEANLTHEIPQDHVKHGAEQQQHHDPAKDPGFRESIIDEMRAQKDEELQGIIRDSMQQLRGKFESVK
- the scat gene encoding VPS54 subunit of GARP complex scat, whose protein sequence is MATVKHSQSLARKTSLTSERQENSGITALAPPSKTPAVNVNAKSTTTSAIEIVNNAQNSWESCYYCPRENFKAINEFVKHLRERHCTREGGSFVCRYGFNGVCPSLPLDGVSDRDYDAHVAKYHVNQQTREMPPEWSVFSAAQNLPAVLNDPSRGKQSNLFTKKWGVDFVERNHVPPSPRIPEVTMNDFEKYIGKIGKRYKRHERLNSQQVMSLEEASASSAIHATPTHHINLSEIPDIFLKENLNLQHAPTFSQVFPDVMQSPDGEERKRTGRLLQEKLSHYLDIVEVKIAQQVSQKSAAFFHAMTSQDAIMTEMKEAAKRVQALRSSLNLLNETVVIDTFRVLRFAQRRQNFEEVVDKLRLMATVHKTQPMLQLLLGTQDYVAALDLIGTTQEILTQELIGIHCFKHLPMQLNEMEKLIDKMLTTEFERYATTDLNRPLSDVLKETDSVCAEEDKLVCIVMGLLRMKNFSFVDAYKEEAIVTIKAIIKQLVIEFIATSDAEICLTGAGEEAQSLSVGEWIALLAKATVALLTVLQRIHAVTNIMRQTIDAAAGGPSNSGGNAPEAAAVNLIDSEAFLTVSDQSHVHEKIDDLLAAVCHYCHERCANVVTQQSLEKSVATADEISQLSSLVEDFSQGCESICGVASVPLKVAVKVQASRFANRFHSERKQKLALLLDTERWRQVDIPNEFQKIIDRISENKEFCGVTSTQTGGSMANGHVSMGSSTQANPVLLVESKPYTLVASALLLVQMLCEYCRCAQRLPIVAGYLSRNVVDLLRTFNSRSCQLVIGAGALRVAGLKTITSTNLALVSRALQLVLWLLPKIKVHFQNLDSQAVAGFDIIERDYHGHIKEIENKIYGIVNDRVAAQLDSWDARPPIPSQSFRNISRHLVKLHEAIAPILPEQQIHAIYGIVHKNFKDKLRERLLSLNIINNGGPQHGVVTSELTFYMETLRTLKALPPADLDDSIRESIWTF